The following are encoded together in the Nitrospirota bacterium genome:
- a CDS encoding VCBS repeat-containing protein: MNKLRILAILLLLLLLLNGNAEAGGTFWRFPENLSNYESLYGDISTPLTFGDIKGDGKNEIIFGTKKGYLFALEQNGKKAKSLKVGDSIKVQPLLLNLERDTYPDIVVFSRLSEYNKPAKESLMVIVDGKTFTKKLEIKIEGSVVSKPAVADFDNDGNVDFLVSGHGLYLIDGAYLANMASPQIHSYSMSGVSYTSPVVDDFNDDGISDFLIPYSSKNHNFIDVFLSTGKGFGYEKVTFQVDGEMKVPPTIIKTSDDAIVTWLLIAPHPDSSISTYTLSWSHEAEKLSLKFNKRVSSGVKTDSKNQTPLICETGKECRLMVRPADNSTLTLLDPVSGKSDNSSDIIPQYNNIPVYFRSDNEQSLSSNLIFIEGAALNAYENGKKIKLAPVSGEIPKLDEIYLFPLSKDKDGEFALIGTDEDGTIWCDSGNAFKANLFEPNEQGYLNQGVYPLKETGALFEDTDNFIDIRNESHLKEVLKLMAQLYPGNQDFHKKVEALKVRIKTEAVKYAKLGQMKDKLRKRASKYDYFVLVQWLLTNNIETDLNYVIKHDPEFLEEERIAGFYKDLGHVKSFLKAFFPIAIGILILTTVVLVIFNYSFFIKIYLNLFDRMGTTLLFKKLIKERDGVKELNEYLEAEDFFKWPPSQKTDFRFRIFLALLLKEKDCLWLEVLTAYEMAVLASGSLKDQDRWTFYRYLSYLYKRLFYKKIHKGSPFLWLIFQIRHALRRDFYDYPDKGDTEISILKYELARVFMNMNEYKPAFNYFHKLILNYSSILKTPEAVNDVLRFLEFIPEKKLENYLINYRRHFFSRVKGLTGQLKVLSFYRLKNLNNKTILLINSMCEESLLRGALPRVIVSNYTPVDVPRVHGAFLTIRAFNRLKRTEVVLRCISNKYQALSIGLDAEIKALPGAFARVINVHANKQWTVLVEQFLPYKSLKKAVAEGITVKEAGEILVLLAEYLLNNKPGWFVPNLHPSFIFRSDSNVYFAATGISKVNMDRIYLRAFKKKIKGEPSFIDPDFIKTPAAEKVLSSKQAIEKNTVALLGLIGYYLIEGQQLLQDNFVSGEHIIQLTKCKSAEKLINSAVSPSGERISLEEFCKLARETVWE; the protein is encoded by the coding sequence TTGAATAAATTACGAATTTTAGCTATACTGTTACTGCTGTTGTTACTGCTAAACGGAAATGCGGAGGCAGGCGGTACTTTTTGGCGTTTTCCTGAGAACTTGTCTAATTACGAATCTCTCTACGGAGACATATCCACGCCGCTTACGTTTGGCGATATTAAAGGCGACGGGAAAAATGAAATCATATTCGGTACTAAAAAAGGCTATCTGTTTGCTCTTGAACAAAACGGGAAAAAAGCAAAGTCTTTGAAAGTGGGCGATTCTATAAAGGTGCAGCCATTGCTTTTGAATTTAGAAAGAGACACTTATCCAGATATTGTTGTGTTTTCAAGGCTTTCTGAATACAATAAGCCCGCCAAAGAGAGCCTCATGGTTATAGTGGACGGAAAAACTTTCACTAAGAAACTTGAAATTAAAATAGAAGGAAGTGTGGTTTCAAAGCCCGCAGTGGCTGATTTTGATAACGATGGTAATGTGGATTTCCTGGTTTCCGGACACGGGCTTTATCTAATAGACGGCGCATATCTGGCCAATATGGCAAGCCCTCAAATACATAGCTATTCAATGTCCGGAGTCAGCTATACATCCCCTGTGGTTGATGATTTTAACGATGACGGAATTAGTGATTTCCTCATTCCGTATTCGAGTAAGAACCATAATTTCATAGACGTTTTTCTCTCAACCGGTAAGGGATTCGGGTATGAAAAAGTTACGTTTCAGGTTGATGGTGAGATGAAAGTTCCCCCAACTATAATTAAAACCTCAGACGATGCCATAGTGACATGGCTTCTGATTGCCCCTCACCCTGACAGTTCAATTTCCACCTACACTCTGTCATGGAGCCATGAAGCGGAAAAACTCTCTCTCAAATTTAACAAACGTGTTTCCTCAGGAGTTAAAACTGATTCTAAAAATCAAACTCCACTTATTTGTGAAACAGGGAAAGAGTGCCGCCTTATGGTCAGACCTGCTGACAACTCCACCCTTACCCTCCTTGACCCTGTAAGCGGCAAAAGTGACAACAGCTCTGATATAATTCCTCAATACAACAACATCCCTGTCTATTTCAGAAGTGACAATGAACAATCACTGTCCTCTAATTTAATTTTTATTGAAGGAGCAGCTCTTAACGCTTATGAAAACGGAAAAAAAATAAAACTTGCTCCGGTATCAGGAGAAATCCCTAAGCTTGATGAAATTTATCTGTTTCCTCTGTCCAAAGACAAAGACGGAGAGTTTGCTCTTATAGGAACTGACGAGGACGGCACAATATGGTGTGACAGCGGCAACGCATTTAAAGCCAATCTTTTTGAACCAAACGAACAGGGGTATTTAAATCAGGGAGTGTATCCTTTAAAAGAAACAGGCGCACTGTTTGAAGATACAGATAATTTCATAGACATAAGAAATGAAAGCCATCTGAAGGAAGTGCTTAAGTTAATGGCACAACTATATCCTGGCAATCAGGATTTTCATAAAAAAGTGGAGGCTCTGAAAGTAAGGATAAAGACTGAGGCTGTCAAATACGCAAAACTTGGGCAGATGAAAGACAAGTTAAGAAAACGTGCTTCAAAGTATGATTATTTTGTCCTTGTGCAATGGCTGCTTACCAACAACATAGAGACTGACCTTAACTACGTTATAAAGCATGACCCTGAGTTTCTTGAAGAGGAACGAATAGCCGGATTTTACAAAGACCTTGGACATGTTAAGTCTTTTTTAAAGGCTTTTTTCCCGATAGCCATCGGCATTTTGATACTTACAACTGTTGTTTTAGTCATATTTAACTACTCATTTTTCATAAAAATCTACTTAAACCTTTTTGACCGTATGGGCACAACCCTGCTCTTCAAAAAGCTGATAAAAGAACGGGATGGTGTTAAGGAATTAAATGAATATCTTGAAGCCGAGGATTTTTTCAAATGGCCTCCCAGCCAAAAGACAGATTTCAGATTCAGGATTTTCCTTGCTCTTTTGTTAAAGGAAAAGGACTGCCTCTGGCTTGAGGTTCTTACGGCTTATGAAATGGCTGTCCTTGCCTCAGGGAGCCTGAAGGACCAGGACAGATGGACATTTTACCGCTACTTGTCGTATTTGTATAAAAGGCTTTTTTATAAGAAAATTCACAAAGGCTCGCCTTTTCTTTGGCTTATCTTTCAGATAAGACATGCACTCAGGCGGGATTTTTACGACTATCCGGACAAAGGAGATACTGAAATATCAATTCTTAAGTATGAGCTTGCCAGAGTCTTTATGAATATGAACGAGTATAAACCAGCCTTCAATTATTTTCATAAACTTATACTTAATTACAGCTCCATTTTGAAAACGCCGGAGGCCGTAAACGATGTGTTAAGATTTCTTGAGTTCATACCGGAGAAAAAACTTGAAAATTATCTTATAAACTACCGAAGGCACTTTTTTAGCAGAGTAAAGGGGCTTACCGGCCAGTTAAAAGTGTTGTCTTTTTACCGCTTAAAAAACTTAAATAACAAGACTATTCTGCTAATTAATTCCATGTGTGAGGAGTCTTTACTCAGAGGAGCGCTGCCACGGGTAATTGTGTCAAACTACACCCCAGTAGATGTGCCTCGTGTTCATGGTGCTTTTTTAACCATAAGGGCATTTAACCGGTTAAAAAGAACTGAGGTGGTTTTGCGTTGTATTTCTAATAAGTACCAAGCACTGAGCATAGGTCTGGACGCGGAAATTAAGGCTCTTCCCGGCGCTTTTGCACGGGTAATAAATGTTCATGCCAATAAACAATGGACTGTTTTAGTGGAGCAGTTTTTACCGTATAAGTCTTTAAAGAAGGCTGTGGCAGAGGGTATTACGGTAAAAGAGGCCGGAGAAATATTGGTTTTACTTGCCGAGTATCTCTTAAATAACAAACCGGGCTGGTTTGTGCCAAATCTCCACCCGTCTTTTATATTCAGAAGCGACAGTAACGTATATTTTGCGGCAACCGGCATATCCAAAGTCAACATGGACAGGATTTATCTGAGGGCTTTTAAAAAGAAAATCAAAGGAGAGCCCTCCTTTATAGACCCTGACTTTATAAAAACTCCTGCAGCAGAAAAAGTTTTAAGCTCTAAACAGGCAATAGAAAAAAACACGGTAGCTCTCCTTGGCCTTATCGGGTATTACCTTATAGAGGGACAACAACTGCTACAGGATAATTTTGTCAGCGGAGAGCACATAATACAGTTGACAAAATGCAAAAGTGCCGAAAAACTGATAAACTCTGCAGTAAGCCCCTCAGGCGAGAGAATATCTCTTGAAGAGTTCTGTAAACTCGCGCGGGAAACCGTGTGGGAATAA
- a CDS encoding HEPN domain-containing protein, whose protein sequence is MNGANLVHNWLIRAKSNLEKAKAGKVSSGIMFEDLCFDCHQAAEKSLKALLICREIDFPKTHSISRLLEIIEGTGTQIPEEIKDSVILTDYAVETQYPGDYVPIDEKMYEEALRIADSVVKWVEKMLVAKH, encoded by the coding sequence ATGAACGGAGCTAATTTAGTCCATAATTGGCTTATAAGGGCAAAGAGTAATCTTGAGAAAGCTAAAGCTGGTAAAGTCAGTAGTGGGATTATGTTTGAAGATTTGTGTTTCGATTGTCATCAGGCAGCCGAAAAATCTTTAAAAGCATTACTGATTTGCCGGGAAATTGATTTCCCAAAGACACATTCAATCTCAAGATTATTGGAGATTATCGAGGGTACTGGTACTCAAATACCGGAGGAAATTAAGGATTCTGTTATCTTGACAGATTATGCTGTTGAAACACAATATCCTGGTGATTATGTGCCTATTGATGAGAAAATGTATGAGGAAGCCTTAAGAATAGCAGATAGCGTTGTCAAATGGGTTGAAAAAATGCTTGTGGCGAAACATTGA
- a CDS encoding nucleotidyltransferase domain-containing protein yields the protein MDEQLEKTIQVIIRVANPDKIILFGSRAREVFTDESDYDIFVLKKEITNKRELTQTLYRSLYGIGAGVDLIVESPAKFDELKDNPYMVYKEIATTGKVVYERS from the coding sequence ATGGATGAGCAATTAGAGAAAACAATTCAGGTAATTATTCGGGTAGCAAATCCTGATAAAATAATCCTCTTTGGGTCACGAGCAAGAGAGGTTTTTACAGATGAGAGTGATTATGATATTTTTGTTCTAAAAAAAGAAATAACAAATAAAAGAGAGCTTACTCAGACCTTATACAGATCGCTATATGGAATAGGAGCCGGAGTGGATTTAATTGTTGAATCACCTGCAAAGTTTGATGAACTAAAGGACAATCCGTACATGGTTTATAAAGAAATAGCAACAACCGGAAAAGTTGTATATGAACGGAGCTAA
- a CDS encoding Tim44 domain-containing protein, with translation MKKHFTVLLIALFLTALVVEEACARAGGGGRSSGGSRSSASSSSGSRGSRTYSAPRTSQQNTQAVQAQRPAAAAPQYATPQRSGFFSSSFGRSLAGGFIGGALGSMLFRSPGYGGGYGGGYGGGYGGGGGIGLFDIIFLLIIGYIIYRVIKSRRGNADNYETTYMTGNYESNYEEPRNQIEAMDSVTGLRDIKQFDPRFDEYQFIEAVSNFFFKLQDAWSKRNLEPVKIMMMPEIYVTFNSDVQKMKADGEINKIENISLKQVVITEAWQEKGKDFVTVEISANLIDYTTDESGKLIDGDNVNPTRFTEYWTFVRDTNTNDWKFTAIQQQQ, from the coding sequence ATGAAGAAACACTTTACAGTACTATTGATAGCACTGTTTTTAACCGCATTGGTAGTTGAGGAGGCTTGTGCCCGTGCCGGAGGCGGTGGCAGAAGCAGTGGTGGCAGCCGCAGTTCAGCATCGTCATCCTCAGGCAGTCGCGGCTCAAGGACATATAGCGCACCCAGGACATCACAACAAAATACTCAAGCGGTGCAAGCTCAGAGACCGGCGGCAGCCGCTCCTCAGTACGCAACACCTCAGCGCAGCGGTTTTTTTAGCTCCTCGTTTGGGCGGTCATTGGCAGGGGGCTTTATTGGCGGCGCTCTGGGCAGTATGCTGTTTCGTTCCCCGGGTTATGGCGGAGGCTACGGAGGTGGATATGGCGGAGGGTACGGTGGTGGCGGAGGGATCGGTCTTTTTGATATTATTTTCTTGCTGATTATTGGTTATATAATTTACAGAGTGATAAAGTCACGCCGCGGAAATGCTGATAACTACGAGACAACCTATATGACCGGTAACTACGAAAGCAACTACGAGGAGCCGCGCAATCAAATAGAGGCTATGGATTCAGTAACAGGGCTTCGCGACATAAAGCAATTTGACCCGAGGTTTGATGAGTACCAATTTATAGAAGCTGTGTCAAACTTCTTTTTTAAACTTCAGGACGCATGGTCAAAGCGTAACCTTGAACCCGTAAAAATCATGATGATGCCGGAGATTTATGTAACTTTTAACTCAGATGTACAGAAGATGAAAGCTGATGGCGAAATCAACAAAATTGAAAACATATCCCTTAAACAGGTTGTAATTACTGAGGCATGGCAGGAAAAAGGAAAGGATTTCGTAACTGTAGAGATATCTGCAAACTTGATTGATTACACAACGGATGAATCCGGCAAATTAATTGACGGCGACAATGTAAACCCTACCAGATTCACCGAGTACTGGACATTTGTCAGAGACACCAATACAAACGACTGGAAATTCACGGCTATTCAACAACAGCAGTAG
- a CDS encoding class I SAM-dependent methyltransferase, which produces MGKLLNIVTPLHKATKRDYIGRMCNEKVHCMLVAKRYDADYWDGDRKYGYGGYKYDGRWAVVAKALIETYDLKQDARILDVGCGKAFLLYELKKLLPGATVTGFDISAHGINDAKPEIRENLFIHKAQEPYPFSANEFDLVISLTTLHNLKVFELKSALQEIERVGKNKYILVESYRNEEELFNLECWALTCESFFDESEWIWLFNEFGYSGDYEFIYF; this is translated from the coding sequence ATGGGAAAATTGCTAAACATAGTGACGCCGCTTCATAAGGCTACCAAACGGGACTACATCGGGCGGATGTGTAACGAAAAAGTCCACTGCATGCTGGTTGCAAAGCGTTATGATGCCGACTATTGGGACGGCGACAGGAAATACGGTTACGGCGGTTATAAATATGACGGAAGGTGGGCTGTTGTCGCTAAAGCTCTGATTGAGACATACGATCTCAAACAAGATGCCCGCATTTTGGATGTCGGTTGCGGCAAGGCGTTTCTGTTATACGAGTTGAAAAAGCTGCTGCCCGGGGCCACAGTTACCGGTTTTGATATATCGGCTCACGGGATTAATGACGCTAAACCTGAAATCAGGGAAAATCTATTTATCCATAAGGCACAGGAGCCGTACCCATTTTCCGCTAACGAGTTTGACCTTGTAATATCTCTGACCACGCTTCACAATCTCAAAGTGTTTGAACTAAAGAGCGCCCTTCAGGAAATTGAACGTGTCGGCAAAAATAAATACATCCTTGTGGAGAGTTACCGCAATGAAGAGGAGCTGTTTAATTTAGAGTGTTGGGCACTGACGTGTGAGTCGTTCTTTGATGAGTCCGAATGGATATGGCTCTTTAACGAGTTTGGCTATAGCGGTGATTACGAGTTTATTTATTTTTAA
- a CDS encoding transketolase: MRNAYIKALYELSESDSRIISLIADNGAIVFDKYREAFPERLINAGIAEANMIGMAAGMASTGLIPFAYTISNFITFRAYEQVRNDVCLQNMNVKLIGIGVGFAYSNLGPTHHNTEDITVMRVLPGLTIFSPSDPLETYNATMAAAKIEGPVYMRITTGGTPKVYDAPYEFIPGCGVTLTEGSDITIIATGSIVYETLKAVDKLKKFGMSVRLINIHTIKPFDTEIILKAMIETGALLSVEEHSITGGLGSTIAEIIAESGYNVKFKRMGLDDSFSVGYGTYDEMRKLNRLDKDSIFTEAMKLIVWDNSEIINPPKTKIFGKKPIL; the protein is encoded by the coding sequence ATGAGAAACGCATACATAAAAGCGCTCTATGAGCTATCGGAAAGTGACAGCCGGATAATCTCACTGATTGCCGATAACGGGGCCATTGTCTTTGACAAGTACCGGGAGGCATTCCCTGAGCGGCTGATTAACGCGGGCATTGCCGAGGCTAACATGATTGGAATGGCCGCAGGGATGGCTTCAACCGGGCTCATTCCGTTTGCCTATACAATCTCAAATTTTATCACATTCCGGGCATACGAACAGGTGCGAAACGACGTCTGTCTGCAAAACATGAATGTCAAACTCATTGGTATCGGCGTCGGGTTTGCCTACAGTAACCTTGGGCCCACCCACCACAACACCGAGGATATCACTGTGATGAGGGTGCTTCCGGGGCTTACAATATTTTCCCCATCCGACCCCCTTGAGACATATAATGCAACCATGGCGGCTGCTAAAATTGAGGGCCCAGTCTATATGAGAATCACAACCGGTGGCACCCCTAAAGTTTATGACGCCCCGTATGAGTTTATCCCAGGGTGCGGTGTTACACTTACAGAGGGCAGCGACATTACTATAATTGCCACAGGCTCTATCGTCTATGAAACTCTGAAAGCCGTAGATAAACTTAAAAAATTTGGCATGAGCGTAAGGCTTATCAATATTCACACCATAAAACCATTTGACACGGAAATTATTCTGAAAGCTATGATTGAAACCGGTGCTTTGCTTTCCGTGGAGGAACACTCCATAACCGGCGGCCTGGGCAGTACCATTGCCGAGATAATCGCAGAGTCCGGCTATAATGTTAAATTCAAACGCATGGGACTGGATGACTCCTTCTCTGTGGGCTACGGCACATACGATGAGATGAGAAAGCTTAACCGCCTCGATAAAGACAGTATTTTCACAGAAGCGATGAAACTGATAGTATGGGATAACAGCGAAATCATTAATCCTCCAAAGACGAAGATATTTGGGAAAAAACCCATCCTCTAA
- a CDS encoding AAA family ATPase: MHEIEIKEFGPLKDVTLPVKDLMLFIGPQASGKSTISKWIYLFKSFKDIVAKQLRKDVVSVEETRSNMARRFVSSVIKSFGPIILDAEDYLARYTYKSDMFIDFVHGAAGFSKNMVYSLNEIIRKREAIGKDFAEIDGRLKTELSSVEISSLREERQQYLNQLEKEVEELFDDHTIPIYIPAGRSFVTVAAEQILKISLDALDYLMSEHIGRITVNKSLFTNSPDKVVTFQESLTGEKAYRAEIDYVIKQMYKILKGEYRYTNSGERIYFEEGRKYIPLQYASSGQQETLWILNILFLIVLKKQKVFLVIEEPEAHLYPVAQKDLVELIAFVMNHTGSQVLITTHSPYILTAFNNLIYAGNIGKDKNKAAKVSEIIDKTLWVDINKTGVHFIDEGKTRDIISEKHNIIDAAEIDKVSDMLNERFDKLYDLDD, encoded by the coding sequence GTGCACGAGATAGAAATAAAAGAGTTCGGGCCGCTTAAAGACGTAACACTGCCGGTAAAAGACCTGATGCTCTTTATCGGCCCGCAGGCAAGCGGCAAAAGCACGATTAGTAAGTGGATTTATCTTTTTAAATCTTTCAAGGATATTGTCGCTAAGCAGCTTAGAAAAGATGTTGTTTCAGTGGAGGAAACCCGGAGCAATATGGCAAGGAGGTTTGTATCCAGTGTAATCAAATCATTTGGACCAATAATTCTTGATGCTGAAGATTATTTAGCGAGGTACACTTATAAGTCTGATATGTTTATAGACTTTGTGCATGGTGCAGCAGGTTTCAGTAAAAACATGGTTTACAGTCTTAATGAAATAATAAGAAAAAGGGAAGCCATAGGCAAAGATTTTGCGGAAATAGATGGTAGGTTAAAGACTGAATTATCCTCAGTTGAAATCAGCAGTTTAAGAGAGGAAAGACAGCAGTACTTAAACCAATTAGAGAAAGAGGTTGAGGAGTTATTTGACGACCATACTATCCCGATTTATATTCCTGCAGGCAGAAGCTTTGTGACGGTAGCTGCGGAGCAAATACTAAAAATATCACTTGATGCACTTGATTATCTTATGAGTGAACACATTGGCAGAATAACCGTTAATAAAAGTTTATTTACAAACTCCCCTGATAAAGTAGTAACATTTCAAGAATCTCTTACTGGTGAAAAAGCATACAGAGCAGAAATTGATTATGTCATAAAGCAAATGTATAAAATCTTAAAGGGTGAGTATAGATATACAAATTCCGGGGAGCGGATATACTTTGAAGAGGGAAGAAAATATATACCGCTTCAGTACGCATCATCAGGGCAGCAGGAGACTTTGTGGATATTAAATATTCTCTTTCTGATAGTATTAAAAAAACAAAAAGTTTTTTTGGTAATAGAGGAGCCGGAGGCACACCTTTATCCTGTGGCACAAAAAGACCTTGTGGAACTAATAGCGTTTGTTATGAACCACACCGGCAGCCAGGTGCTTATCACAACACACAGCCCCTACATTCTGACTGCGTTTAATAACCTGATATATGCCGGAAATATCGGTAAAGATAAAAATAAGGCTGCAAAAGTTTCAGAAATAATAGACAAAACGTTATGGGTTGATATTAATAAAACGGGAGTCCATTTTATTGACGAGGGTAAAACCCGGGACATAATCAGCGAAAAACATAATATCATAGATGCCGCTGAAATTGATAAAGTGTCCGATATGCTAAATGAAAGATTTGATAAGCTTTATGACCTGGATGATTGA
- a CDS encoding type II toxin-antitoxin system RelE/ParE family toxin, protein MLKLQITRQASDFLYDLDPKQFRQVTRKVLSLMENPEQTDSAALKGYPFKRVDVGEYRIIYRTEADTLKISLIGKCNDNEIYNMLKNMVNTK, encoded by the coding sequence ATGTTAAAACTTCAGATTACAAGGCAAGCAAGTGACTTTTTATATGATCTTGACCCAAAGCAATTCAGACAGGTAACAAGAAAAGTGCTGTCACTGATGGAAAATCCGGAGCAAACCGATTCCGCAGCATTAAAAGGTTATCCATTTAAGAGAGTGGATGTCGGGGAGTATCGAATCATCTACCGGACAGAAGCAGACACCTTAAAAATATCTCTTATCGGAAAATGCAATGACAACGAGATTTATAACATGTTAAAGAACATGGTGAATACCAAATAG
- a CDS encoding type II toxin-antitoxin system Phd/YefM family antitoxin: protein MKTVNATEVKNRFGQYLETSLSEPVVIEKTGRAVAVMISMADYERLSALEDSYWAQRALEAEKSGFLDPQESLSVVLKK, encoded by the coding sequence ATGAAAACAGTAAACGCAACTGAGGTAAAGAACCGTTTTGGCCAGTATCTGGAGACATCGCTTAGTGAGCCGGTAGTGATAGAAAAGACAGGCAGAGCGGTTGCAGTTATGATTTCTATGGCAGACTATGAGCGGTTATCGGCTTTAGAGGATAGTTATTGGGCACAGAGGGCACTTGAAGCAGAGAAGTCAGGGTTTTTGGACCCACAGGAATCGCTTTCAGTTGTGCTTAAAAAATGA
- a CDS encoding transketolase, protein MERSVDNLKDIAHRIRQQTFETICNGGGGHIPASLSIVEILTALYYGGCLNVDPKNPSDPARDRFILSKGHACVSLYAALAMKGFFDPEELQRFGKCSSILGGHPDMCKVPGIEASTGALGHGLPFGIGVAMAAKLNRASYKVFVLLGDGECQEGSIWEAAMSAPQFKLDNLVVIVDYNKMQAMDFLDNIIPLEPFVDKWKAFNWTVTEADGHDMEKLIEIFNSTPKVTGKPTVIIAHTTKGKGVSFMENVPIWHFRMPNETEMKTAKMELGII, encoded by the coding sequence ATGGAGAGATCAGTGGATAATTTAAAAGACATAGCGCACAGGATTCGGCAGCAAACATTTGAAACCATCTGTAACGGTGGCGGGGGGCACATTCCAGCCTCGCTGTCAATTGTTGAGATATTAACGGCGCTCTACTATGGCGGCTGTCTAAATGTTGACCCTAAGAATCCGTCTGACCCCGCCCGTGACCGGTTTATTCTCAGCAAGGGACATGCCTGTGTATCTCTCTATGCGGCACTTGCTATGAAGGGTTTTTTTGACCCGGAGGAGCTACAGAGATTTGGCAAATGCAGCAGTATTTTGGGCGGACACCCGGATATGTGCAAAGTGCCCGGGATTGAGGCCTCAACCGGCGCCCTTGGGCATGGCCTGCCATTTGGGATAGGGGTGGCAATGGCCGCTAAACTCAATCGTGCCAGCTACAAAGTGTTTGTGTTGCTTGGGGATGGCGAATGTCAGGAGGGTTCCATCTGGGAGGCCGCAATGAGTGCCCCTCAGTTTAAACTGGATAATCTTGTTGTTATAGTTGATTACAATAAAATGCAGGCTATGGATTTTCTGGATAACATCATACCGCTTGAGCCTTTTGTGGATAAGTGGAAAGCGTTTAACTGGACTGTAACAGAAGCTGATGGCCACGATATGGAAAAGCTGATTGAGATCTTTAATTCAACGCCAAAAGTTACCGGCAAACCCACCGTGATAATTGCCCACACGACAAAAGGCAAAGGGGTCTCTTTCATGGAAAACGTACCGATTTGGCACTTCAGAATGCCCAACGAGACGGAGATGAAAACTGCTAAGATGGAGCTTGGGATTATTTAA